A stretch of the Lactuca sativa cultivar Salinas chromosome 9, Lsat_Salinas_v11, whole genome shotgun sequence genome encodes the following:
- the LOC111884550 gene encoding pleiotropic drug resistance protein 3 isoform X2 produces the protein MAQLVGSEEIESLRIELSEIGRSLRSSFRRHTSSFRANSEISCANDHEQTDENLLKWAAIDRLPTFERLRSSLFDEEDADGHDGRGKKVVDVTKLLPPERHMFIEKLIKHIENDNLQLLQKLRKRTDKVGVQLPSVEVRYKNLHVEAECEVVHGKPLPTLWNSLQSMLSDFVIIPGLKSKRAKITILNDVTGVIKPGRMTLLLGPPGCGKTTLLKALSGNLNKSLKMSGEISYNGYKLDEFVAQKTSAYISQNDLHIPEMTVRETLDFSARCQGTGSRAEIMMEVNRREKEGGIIPDPYIDTFMKAISIDGQKTTLQTNYILKILGLDICADTMFGDAMRRGISGGQKKRLTTGEMIVGPTKALFMDEISNGLDSSTTYQIISCLQQLAHITDASVLISLLQPSPEAFDLFDDVILMAEGMIVYHGPRNNVLEYFEGFGFKCPERKGVADFLQEVVSRKDQAKFWCRDEQPYSYISIENLSTRFKECYLAKEVNEDISKPFTRLQSHENAISFDVYSLSKWALFRACMSREILLMKRNSFIYIFKLVQLVIIAFITMTVFFRTRLKVDVLDANYYLGSLFYALIILLVDGFPELSMTVSRLSVFYKQRDMYFYPAWAYAIPASILKLPLSILEAIVWTSLTYYVIGYSPEPGRFFRQMLLLFGMHFTSISMFRFFASFFQTVVASTTAGSISILFLLSFGGFIIPHTAMPSWLKWGFWVSPLSYGEIGLAVNEFLSPRWNKITSTNTTIGLQTLQSRGLDFDGYYFWISLGALFGFALLFNIGFILSLSYLKAPGTRAIISKEKFFDVQKSKESKHHNHRDETTKTSNTHEITELHEGKMVLPFEPLTITFQDLQYYVEPSPEMREHGFTGKRLQLLHDITGAFRPGVLTALMGVSGAGKTTLLDVLAGRKTSGTVEGEIKIGGYPKVQETFARISGYCEQTDIHSPQITVEESVIFSAWLRLHPEIDSKTKYKFIEEILETVELYAIKDALVGVPGVSGLSTEQRKRLTIAVEVVANPSIIFMDEPTTGLDARSAAIVMRAVKNIVDTGRTIVCTIHQPSIDIFEAFDELILLKNGGRMIYCGPLGRHSSSVIKYFESISSVPKIKDNYNPATWMLEVRYQNQHTFMCFLLCQEQ, from the exons ATGGCTCAATTAGTTGGGTCCGAAGAGATAGAGTCTCTAAGAATTGAGCTTTCTGAGATTGGAAGAAGTTTAAGATCATCATTTCGTCGTCATACATCTAGTTTTCGTGCAAACTCAGAAATAAGTTGTGCAAACGATCATGAACAGACAGATGAGAATCTTCTAAAGTGGGCAGCAATTGATAGATTGCCAACATTTGAACGTTTGAGATCATCTTTGTTTGATGAAGAAGATGCAGATGGGCATGATGGTAGAGGAAAGAAGGTGGTTGATGTCACAAAGCTTCTTCCTCCTGAACGACACATGTTTATCGAGAAGCTCATCAAACACATTGAAAATGACAACTTACAGTTGTTGCAGAAACTCAGAAAACGAACAGACAA AGTTGGTGTTCAATTGCCCTCTGTGGAGGTGAGATATAAGAATCTTCATGTGGAAGCTGAGTGTGAAGTGGTTCATGGGAAGCCACTACCAACTCTCTGGAATTCCTTGCAAAGTATGCTTTCT gattttgtcatcatacctggTTTAAAGTCTAAACGAGCAAAGATAACGATCTTAAACGATGTCACTGGTGTCATTAAGCCTGGAAG GATGACTCTCCTTCTTGGTCCTCCAGGATGTGGGAAAACCACTTTGTTGAAGGCACTTTCAGGGAACCTAAACAAATCTCTCAAG ATGAGTGGTGAGATTTCTTACAATGGATACAAACTAGATGAATTTGTAGCTCAGAAAACTTCTGCTTATATAAGCCAAAATGATTTGCATATCCCTGAGATGACAGTGAGGGAAACACTTGATTTCTCAGCCCGTTGTCAGGGTACTGGAAGTCGTGCAG AAATTATGATGGAGGTTAATAGGAGGGAGAAGGAAGGAGGGATTATTCCAGATCCATATATAGACACTTTTATGAAG GCAATTTCCATTGATGGACAAAAGACAACTCTTCAAACAAACTACATCTTGAAG ATTCTTGGCCTTGATATATGTGCTGATACAATGTTTGGAGATGCCATGAGGAGAGGAATCTCTGGTGGTCAAAAGAAAAGGTTGACTACAG GGGAGATGATTGTGGGTCCCACAAAAGCTCTTTTTATGGATGAAATATCAAATGGCTTAGACAGTTCCACTACGTATCAGATAATATCTTGTCTTCAGCAGTTAGCACATATCACAGATGCTTCTGTACTGATTTCACTTCTTCAGCCATCACCAGAAGCATTTGATCTCTTTGATGACGTCATATTAATGGCAGAAGGGATGATTGTGTATCATGGACCTCGCAATAACGTTCTAGAGTATTTTGAGGGTTTTGGTTTTAAGTGCCCTGAGAGAAAAGGTGTAGCTGACTTCCTCCAAGAG GTTGTCTCAAGAAAAGATCAAGCAAAGTTCTGGTGTCGAGATGAACAACCATACAGTTATATCTCAATAGAGAACTTATCAACGAGATTTAAGGAGTGTTATTTGGCAAAAGAAGTAAATGAAGATATTTCCAAACCCTTCACTAGATTACAAAGCCATGAGAATGCAATTTCTTTCGATGTTTATTCTCTTTCAAAATGGGCTCTGTTTAGAGCTTGCATGTCTAGGGAGATTCTTCTCATGAAAAGGAATTCTTTTATATATATCTTCAAATTAGTCCag CTTGTCATAATCGCGTTCATCACAATGACTGTATTCTTCCGAACTAGATTAAAGGTTGATGTCCTTGATGCGAATTATTACCTTGGATCACTCTTTTATGCACTCATAATCCTTTTAGTGGATGGGTTCCCAGAATTGTCTATGACAGTTTCACGACTTTCAGTTTTCTATAAACAAAGAGATATGTACTTCTATCCTGCTTGGGCTTATGCAATTCCTGCATCTATTCTTAAACTTCCATTGTCAATCTTGGAAGCCATTGTTTGGACAAGTCTCACTTATTATGTCATTGGATATAGTCCTGAACCAGGGAG GTTCTTTCGCCAGATGTTGCTCTTATTTGGGATGCACTTCACGTCAATATCCATGTTTCGATTTTTTGCATCGTTCTTTCAAACTGTGGTTGCTTCCACAACTGCAGGAAGTATATCAATACTGTTTTTGTTATCATTTGGTGGCTTCATTATACCACACA CTGCAATGCCTTCTTGGTTAAAGTGGGGATTTTGGGTTTCTCCACTTTCATATGGTGAAATTGGACTTGCAGTGAATGAATTCCTTTCTCCAAGATGGAACAAG ATAACGTCTACAAACACAACCATAGGACTACAAACACTTCAAAGTCGTGGATTAGACTTTGATGGATACTATTTTTGGATATCACTTGGTGCCTTGTTTGGTTTCGCTTTGCTATTCAACATAGGCTTCATCTTGTCTTTAAGCTACTTGAAGG CCCCTGGTACGCGTGCTATAATTTCAAAGGAAAAGTTTTTTGATGTACAAAAAAGTAAAGAATCCAAACACCACAATCATCGAGATGAAACAACTAAAACTTCTAATACTCATGAGATCACAGAGCTTCATGAAG GAAAAATGGTGTTACCTTTTGAACCACTAACAATTACATTTCAAGATCTGCAATACTACGTCGAGCCTTCACCT GAAATGAGAGAGCATGGCTTCACTGGAAAGCGACTTCAATTACTTCACGACATCACAGGAGCTTTTAGACCTGGTGTTCTTACAGCATTAATGGGTGTAAGTGGTGCTGGAAAAACGACACTTCTTGATGTTCTTGCTGGAAGGAAAACCAGTGGAACTGTTGAAGGAGAGATTAAGATTGGAGGTTATCCTAAAGTCCAAGAGACTTTTGCTAGGATTTCAGGTTATTGTGAGCAAACTGATATACACTCTCCCCAAATTACAGTTGAAGAATCAGTGATATTTTCTGCTTGGCTTCGTCTTCATCCAGAAATTGATTCAAAAACTAAATAC AAATTCATAGAAGAAATCCTGGAAACAGTTGAGCTTTATGCAATAAAAGATGCGTTGGTTGGGGTTCCTGGTGTTAGTGGTCTATCAACAGAGCAACGTAAGAGGCTGACAATTGCTGTAGAAGTTGTAGCTAATCCCTCCATTATTTTCATGGATGAACCTACCACTGGACTTGATGCTAGATCAGCTGCCATTGTCATGCGAGCTGTGAAGAATATTGTTGATACAGGAAGAACAATCGTCTGTACTATTCATCAACCCAGCATTGACATATTCGAGGCCTTTGATGAG CTAATCCTCTTGAAGAATGGTGGGCGTATGATATATTGTGGGCCACTGGGTCGTCATTCAAGTAGTGTCATTaaatactttgag AGCATTTCTTCCGTGCCCAAGATTAAAGATAACTATAATCCAGCAACTTGGATGTTAGAG GTAAGGTACCAAAATCAACACACTTTTATGTGTTTTCTACTATGTCAGGAGCAATAG
- the LOC111884550 gene encoding pleiotropic drug resistance protein 3 isoform X1, with the protein MAQLVGSEEIESLRIELSEIGRSLRSSFRRHTSSFRANSEISCANDHEQTDENLLKWAAIDRLPTFERLRSSLFDEEDADGHDGRGKKVVDVTKLLPPERHMFIEKLIKHIENDNLQLLQKLRKRTDKVGVQLPSVEVRYKNLHVEAECEVVHGKPLPTLWNSLQSMLSDFVIIPGLKSKRAKITILNDVTGVIKPGRMTLLLGPPGCGKTTLLKALSGNLNKSLKMSGEISYNGYKLDEFVAQKTSAYISQNDLHIPEMTVRETLDFSARCQGTGSRAEIMMEVNRREKEGGIIPDPYIDTFMKAISIDGQKTTLQTNYILKILGLDICADTMFGDAMRRGISGGQKKRLTTGEMIVGPTKALFMDEISNGLDSSTTYQIISCLQQLAHITDASVLISLLQPSPEAFDLFDDVILMAEGMIVYHGPRNNVLEYFEGFGFKCPERKGVADFLQEVVSRKDQAKFWCRDEQPYSYISIENLSTRFKECYLAKEVNEDISKPFTRLQSHENAISFDVYSLSKWALFRACMSREILLMKRNSFIYIFKLVQLVIIAFITMTVFFRTRLKVDVLDANYYLGSLFYALIILLVDGFPELSMTVSRLSVFYKQRDMYFYPAWAYAIPASILKLPLSILEAIVWTSLTYYVIGYSPEPGRFFRQMLLLFGMHFTSISMFRFFASFFQTVVASTTAGSISILFLLSFGGFIIPHTAMPSWLKWGFWVSPLSYGEIGLAVNEFLSPRWNKITSTNTTIGLQTLQSRGLDFDGYYFWISLGALFGFALLFNIGFILSLSYLKAPGTRAIISKEKFFDVQKSKESKHHNHRDETTKTSNTHEITELHEGKMVLPFEPLTITFQDLQYYVEPSPEMREHGFTGKRLQLLHDITGAFRPGVLTALMGVSGAGKTTLLDVLAGRKTSGTVEGEIKIGGYPKVQETFARISGYCEQTDIHSPQITVEESVIFSAWLRLHPEIDSKTKYKFIEEILETVELYAIKDALVGVPGVSGLSTEQRKRLTIAVEVVANPSIIFMDEPTTGLDARSAAIVMRAVKNIVDTGRTIVCTIHQPSIDIFEAFDELILLKNGGRMIYCGPLGRHSSSVIKYFESISSVPKIKDNYNPATWMLEVTSASVEAELGIDFAQIFSTSALYKSNRDLVNTLGKPPSGSKELYFPTRFPQNGWGQFKACLWKQHLSYWRSPSYNLMRSLHMLFASFIFGLLFWDQGRKIHNQQSLFNVLGSMFSAVLFCGINNSSSVLPYISMERTVLYRERFSGMYASWAYALAQVTIEFPYLFAQSLAFVCITYPMIGYYWSAYKIFMYFYAFLCTLMYFTYLGMLLVAMTPSFPVAAILQSAFYTIFNLFGGFLIPRPKIPNWWIWLYYLTPTSWSLNAMLTSQFGDVKKEILVFGETKSVEDFLRDYFGFHHDQLPLAGVLLALYPIILASLFAYCISKLNFQRR; encoded by the exons ATGGCTCAATTAGTTGGGTCCGAAGAGATAGAGTCTCTAAGAATTGAGCTTTCTGAGATTGGAAGAAGTTTAAGATCATCATTTCGTCGTCATACATCTAGTTTTCGTGCAAACTCAGAAATAAGTTGTGCAAACGATCATGAACAGACAGATGAGAATCTTCTAAAGTGGGCAGCAATTGATAGATTGCCAACATTTGAACGTTTGAGATCATCTTTGTTTGATGAAGAAGATGCAGATGGGCATGATGGTAGAGGAAAGAAGGTGGTTGATGTCACAAAGCTTCTTCCTCCTGAACGACACATGTTTATCGAGAAGCTCATCAAACACATTGAAAATGACAACTTACAGTTGTTGCAGAAACTCAGAAAACGAACAGACAA AGTTGGTGTTCAATTGCCCTCTGTGGAGGTGAGATATAAGAATCTTCATGTGGAAGCTGAGTGTGAAGTGGTTCATGGGAAGCCACTACCAACTCTCTGGAATTCCTTGCAAAGTATGCTTTCT gattttgtcatcatacctggTTTAAAGTCTAAACGAGCAAAGATAACGATCTTAAACGATGTCACTGGTGTCATTAAGCCTGGAAG GATGACTCTCCTTCTTGGTCCTCCAGGATGTGGGAAAACCACTTTGTTGAAGGCACTTTCAGGGAACCTAAACAAATCTCTCAAG ATGAGTGGTGAGATTTCTTACAATGGATACAAACTAGATGAATTTGTAGCTCAGAAAACTTCTGCTTATATAAGCCAAAATGATTTGCATATCCCTGAGATGACAGTGAGGGAAACACTTGATTTCTCAGCCCGTTGTCAGGGTACTGGAAGTCGTGCAG AAATTATGATGGAGGTTAATAGGAGGGAGAAGGAAGGAGGGATTATTCCAGATCCATATATAGACACTTTTATGAAG GCAATTTCCATTGATGGACAAAAGACAACTCTTCAAACAAACTACATCTTGAAG ATTCTTGGCCTTGATATATGTGCTGATACAATGTTTGGAGATGCCATGAGGAGAGGAATCTCTGGTGGTCAAAAGAAAAGGTTGACTACAG GGGAGATGATTGTGGGTCCCACAAAAGCTCTTTTTATGGATGAAATATCAAATGGCTTAGACAGTTCCACTACGTATCAGATAATATCTTGTCTTCAGCAGTTAGCACATATCACAGATGCTTCTGTACTGATTTCACTTCTTCAGCCATCACCAGAAGCATTTGATCTCTTTGATGACGTCATATTAATGGCAGAAGGGATGATTGTGTATCATGGACCTCGCAATAACGTTCTAGAGTATTTTGAGGGTTTTGGTTTTAAGTGCCCTGAGAGAAAAGGTGTAGCTGACTTCCTCCAAGAG GTTGTCTCAAGAAAAGATCAAGCAAAGTTCTGGTGTCGAGATGAACAACCATACAGTTATATCTCAATAGAGAACTTATCAACGAGATTTAAGGAGTGTTATTTGGCAAAAGAAGTAAATGAAGATATTTCCAAACCCTTCACTAGATTACAAAGCCATGAGAATGCAATTTCTTTCGATGTTTATTCTCTTTCAAAATGGGCTCTGTTTAGAGCTTGCATGTCTAGGGAGATTCTTCTCATGAAAAGGAATTCTTTTATATATATCTTCAAATTAGTCCag CTTGTCATAATCGCGTTCATCACAATGACTGTATTCTTCCGAACTAGATTAAAGGTTGATGTCCTTGATGCGAATTATTACCTTGGATCACTCTTTTATGCACTCATAATCCTTTTAGTGGATGGGTTCCCAGAATTGTCTATGACAGTTTCACGACTTTCAGTTTTCTATAAACAAAGAGATATGTACTTCTATCCTGCTTGGGCTTATGCAATTCCTGCATCTATTCTTAAACTTCCATTGTCAATCTTGGAAGCCATTGTTTGGACAAGTCTCACTTATTATGTCATTGGATATAGTCCTGAACCAGGGAG GTTCTTTCGCCAGATGTTGCTCTTATTTGGGATGCACTTCACGTCAATATCCATGTTTCGATTTTTTGCATCGTTCTTTCAAACTGTGGTTGCTTCCACAACTGCAGGAAGTATATCAATACTGTTTTTGTTATCATTTGGTGGCTTCATTATACCACACA CTGCAATGCCTTCTTGGTTAAAGTGGGGATTTTGGGTTTCTCCACTTTCATATGGTGAAATTGGACTTGCAGTGAATGAATTCCTTTCTCCAAGATGGAACAAG ATAACGTCTACAAACACAACCATAGGACTACAAACACTTCAAAGTCGTGGATTAGACTTTGATGGATACTATTTTTGGATATCACTTGGTGCCTTGTTTGGTTTCGCTTTGCTATTCAACATAGGCTTCATCTTGTCTTTAAGCTACTTGAAGG CCCCTGGTACGCGTGCTATAATTTCAAAGGAAAAGTTTTTTGATGTACAAAAAAGTAAAGAATCCAAACACCACAATCATCGAGATGAAACAACTAAAACTTCTAATACTCATGAGATCACAGAGCTTCATGAAG GAAAAATGGTGTTACCTTTTGAACCACTAACAATTACATTTCAAGATCTGCAATACTACGTCGAGCCTTCACCT GAAATGAGAGAGCATGGCTTCACTGGAAAGCGACTTCAATTACTTCACGACATCACAGGAGCTTTTAGACCTGGTGTTCTTACAGCATTAATGGGTGTAAGTGGTGCTGGAAAAACGACACTTCTTGATGTTCTTGCTGGAAGGAAAACCAGTGGAACTGTTGAAGGAGAGATTAAGATTGGAGGTTATCCTAAAGTCCAAGAGACTTTTGCTAGGATTTCAGGTTATTGTGAGCAAACTGATATACACTCTCCCCAAATTACAGTTGAAGAATCAGTGATATTTTCTGCTTGGCTTCGTCTTCATCCAGAAATTGATTCAAAAACTAAATAC AAATTCATAGAAGAAATCCTGGAAACAGTTGAGCTTTATGCAATAAAAGATGCGTTGGTTGGGGTTCCTGGTGTTAGTGGTCTATCAACAGAGCAACGTAAGAGGCTGACAATTGCTGTAGAAGTTGTAGCTAATCCCTCCATTATTTTCATGGATGAACCTACCACTGGACTTGATGCTAGATCAGCTGCCATTGTCATGCGAGCTGTGAAGAATATTGTTGATACAGGAAGAACAATCGTCTGTACTATTCATCAACCCAGCATTGACATATTCGAGGCCTTTGATGAG CTAATCCTCTTGAAGAATGGTGGGCGTATGATATATTGTGGGCCACTGGGTCGTCATTCAAGTAGTGTCATTaaatactttgag AGCATTTCTTCCGTGCCCAAGATTAAAGATAACTATAATCCAGCAACTTGGATGTTAGAGGTAACTTCAGCATCAGTGGAAGCTGAACTTGGAATTGATTTTGCTCAAATATTTTCTACTTCGGCATTGTACAA GAGCAATAGAGACCTTGTAAACACATTAGGTAAACCCCCTTCTGGTTCAAAAGAGTTGTATTTTCCAACACGCTTCCCACAGAATGGTTGGGGTCAGTTCAAGGCTTGTTTATGGAAACAACACTTGTCATACTGGAGAAGTCCATCATACAACTTGATGCGTTCTCTACATATGCTTTTTGCTTCGTTTATTTTCGGGTTACTCTTCTGGGACCAAGGGAGGAAAAT ACATAACCAACAGAGTTTATTCAATGTCCTTGGTTCGATGTTCTCTGCTGTACTTTTCTGTGGCATAAACAACTCCTCTTCAGTTCTACCATATATTTCCATGGAGCGAACTGTTCTGTATCGTGAAAGGTTTTCTGGAATGTATGCATCATGGGCTTATGCTCTTGCACAG GTGACAATCGAGTTTCCCTATCTCTTTGCCCAATCACTTGCATTTGTATGCATCACGTATCCTATGATTGGATATTATTGGTCAGCCTATAAGATTTTCATGTACTTTTATGCCTTTTTGTGCACATTGATGTACTTCACCTATTTGGGAATGCTACTTGTAGCAATGACACCAAGCTTTCCTGTAGCTGCAATTCTACAGTCTGCATTCTACACGATATTTAACTTGTTTGGTGGATTTTTAATTCCTAGACCG AAAATTCCCAATTGGTGGATCTGGCTGTATTATTTGACTCCTACCTCATGGTCGCTTAACGCAATGCTTACTTCTCAGTTTGGTGATGTGAAGAAGGAGATTCTAGTTTTTGGAGAAACTAAATCTGTGGAAGACTTCTTAAGAGATTACTTTGGTTTTCATCATGATCAGTTACCACTGGCAGGGGTTCTTCTTGCACTATATCCcatcattcttgcttctctattTGCATATTGTATATCAAAACTGAACTTCCAGAGAAGGTAA